From the Drechmeria coniospora strain ARSEF 6962 chromosome 02, whole genome shotgun sequence genome, the window CCGGAAGTACGCATGCCCCGCGGCACCCCGCATCCGGACGggctcgatgacgacgatgacgacttGGACGACATTTttgaggaagacgacgacgtagacgacgacgactgggCTGCCGATGGCGATCTCACCAAGACCTACAACCGCCAACGCCAGCTCAACGAGtccgatggcggcgccgcgCTGCCTCGGGCGAACCAGCAGAAACCAAAGGCCAACACGTTCgccagcgtcgacgaccagGTCTCGGCCCTCTCCAAGCACGCGGCCAAGATTCGGCTCGACAGCGTGAAGCAGGATggcgacaaggacaaggaaaAGGACAAGGCCGACCGCGCCACCAGCGAGCAGGTCCTTGACCAGCGCACGCGCATGATCCTGCTGCAGATGATCAACCGCGGCGCCGTCAGCGAGGTCCACGGCGCCATCAGCACCGGCAAGGAGGCCAACGTCTACGGCGCCGTCCTGCACGACGATTCCTCGGGCGAGACGACGCATCGCGCCATCAAGGTCTACAAGAcggccatcctcgtcttCAAGGACCGCGAGCGGTACATCACCGGCGAGCACCGCTTCAAGGGCGGCTTCGACAAGGGCAACAGCCGCAAGATGGTCAAGCTGTGGGCCGAGAAGGAGTACCGAAACCTGCGGAGAATCTACAACGCCGGCATCCCTTGTCCCGAGCCCATCCAGCTCAAGCTGCACGTCCTCGTCATGGGCTTCCTGGGCGACAGGAAAGGCTGGGCGTTCCCACGCCTGCGAGACGCCGttctcgccggcgacgacgtggacCGGCAGTGGAGGTCTCTCTACGTGCAGCTGCTCGGCATCATGCGGAAAATGTACCAGGTctgccgcctcgtccacgccgATCTCAGCGAGTACAACATCCTCTACAACAAGGACAAGCTCTACATCATCGACGTCTCCCAGAGCGTCGAGCCAGACCACCCCCGCTCCCTCGAGTTCCTGCGCATGGACATCAAGAACGTCGGCGACTTCTTCCGCCGCAAGGGCGTCGACACCCTCTCCGACCGCGCCATCTTCAACTTCatcacggcgccgacggggcccgtcgaggagccggacatggccgccgccatcgagaaGCTCTACGAGCTGATGCACATGGCcgagaacgacgacgacgcggccgagcgcGAGGTCGACAACGAAGTCTTTCGAAACCAGTACATCCCCCAGACGCTCGAGCAGGTCTACGACATTGAAAAGGACGCCCAACGGGTCGGCAAGGGCGAGGGCAACGATTTGATCTACAGCAACCTGCTCGCCGACCAAGTCGTCAATCCCAAAcgcgaggatgccgagccgTCGGAATCTTCCGACGAGTCCGAcaacggcgccgagctgTCGTCTGATGACCAGTCTGGAGACGAGAGCCGATTTGACAAGGGCAGGCCTCGGGGCCGCCGCTTCGAGAACAAGGACGAGAAACGGGTATGTCGTCGCGGAATGCGTCCATCGTTGGTCCATGCTAGCTGCTAACCCACCCTCCGCAGTTACACAAGCAGGCCGTCAAGGAAGCCAAGCGTGAGAAGCGCAAGGATAAGATTCCCAAGGCCGTGAAGAAGAAGCtcgtgtcgacgacgtcgcggAAGAAGAAATGATTGACAAGATATAGACAAGAATCAAAGAAAGAAAAAAGCAACAGATCAGTTGGGTCACTTGGCCTGCTGCTCAATCCTGCTGCGACTCCGAACGAGATGCCACGTGAGATGTCGAGCGCCGGGTCGTCGAATGATGAGCACCGATCGTCGTACGGACTTGGGGGCAGATGGATGGTTTATCGCCTGTAGCTGGCGTGTAACCTCTTCTCCCGCCTTTCCTTGCGACCTGAACGTCTGCCTGCACCACGGGCGGGCGCTTGGATGATCAAAGAGAGCACTGACGACGTTTATGCCCACTCTGCCTTGGCGAGACACAAAGTCCATGCGCGCGTAGGCCCCTGTTCATGTCCCAAATCCGTCCAGAACATATCTCATGTCCCATTCCCTTTCTCTCCCACGGCCCTGCGACAGGCAGCTGGGGCTCCTGCGACCGACCGTGCCCGCCTTCGGTTCGTCCATAAAATACTGTCATGATGCAGGTTGCAGTGCGTTGGCGATCAACATCACGCTTTCAGATGCAAGTGAAATATGCGTCTCATCAGTTAATTGCAAAATATTGCCTTAAATCACAGTTCAAACCTCTCGTCGCCTGCAAAGCGCCGAATTGCCCGTTTGTAATGCACCCGAGCCTGACCGTTACACCCACGCTGAGAAACAAGGCCACACTGCCAATCAATTCAACATCCGGAGTGGAATCGGAATGACAGATATAACAGCATCATGCTGCTTTCCGGAAAATAAGTAGGGGGTATTCAAGCATCAGAAATAAAAGTGTTGTTGTGGCTGCCCAGCTGGTGGTTGCGCCAGAAAGTCCAGGTTCAAGGCGTCCATGCCTGGTGTCCACGATTCCGTGGAGGCTACGTCAACCAGTCGGTCAGCATGATCAATCGCACCGTCTCGATGGGAAGAAACTGGGTTGACACGTACCGCCCCAGATGGAGTCGTACAGCTCCATCGGTGCCATGTACTGCACCTGGCCCATGACGCTTGCCATGCTCCCGTCCATGGCCATCATGGGCTGCGTGTACTGAACAGCCGAAAAGTCCTGCAGCGACGCGCCGTTTTGCATCTCGGCCATGGCAAGCGCCGCGTCCTCCCTGGGATCGCCAGCTGCATTGCGGAACTGCGGATTGATGGCCGACATTTGGTTCCCGAACGGGGGCAGCGGTGTTCGACTGCCATTCCCATCGGCCGAGGACTCGGCGTCTCGTTTCGCATTCGAGCCGGTGACGCATCCGTGGTTGTAAATGTTCTTCAGCGCCGCGAGGGCTCTCCAGAGAGGACCGGAGAGCTCAATGTCTTTGTCGGTGACGGACACATGGGGCTCCGGCGAGCTCTCCTCCTTGGCAGCCGTGGCGGACAGAGCGGCGATCAGGTCGCCCTGGAGCTGTCGTATTTCGGGGTCCGTCTTCGTCTCGCACAGAATGCCGAGCAGCAAGGCGGAAGAGAGACCGTGGTAGGTAAAGGCCCAAGTCCTCGTCGGGATGACGGAAAGCTGGTGCATGGCCAGGAACATGCGTACCGTCTCCGTCAGATTTTCCTTGCACCGATCGGCAAGCGCCCTCTTCTGCTCCGGATCCAGGTCGCAGTGTCTCTTGAGAGCCGGACGGCAAGCAACGGAGATGACAAACGACGTATGCAGACGGATGGCGTAATACTGAAGCCGATGCAGCGCCGTCTTGCATTGGTCCTTGCGGCGCATGTGCGGCAGGGCCCGCGCTCGCAGGTTCTCAACCGCTTCGCAGTTTTCCGTCATCTGGATATACGATGACGTTGCGGTCTCGTCTGGGGTGAGCCTGCGTGAGATGATTTCGATGAGGTGGTACATCATTTCCAAGTACGTGTAATTGCTGTTCGACACGCCCGCGCCGACGGGGATGTCACAGCTCGGAAAGGTTGTCATCGGGCAGCTGGCTGCGTCAGAAAATCATCCAGGCGGGAGGCAGCATCGGGCAACGTACCGGTCGAAAGAGAGGGATGTCAGCGTGTCGTGCCAGACGCAGGTCCACCATAGCTTTCGGCGAATCGTCTCCTTTGCCTTGGCCTCTGGCGGCACCGCCTCGCGACGATCGTATGAGATGGACCGATGCAAGCCCAAGGACTGCGCAAGGCGACAGGTGAGTCCCGTCAATGCCCACGACGCCTCGGCCTTCATGTCGTTGAGCAGGACGAAACCGGTGAGCAGGAGAGCCTGGATGGAGTCAAACGACGGGCTGAACGGTCAGCTTGGTCGGAGGTAGGACGGGAGGGAGACCTACCGAAGCAGGAAGTTGCCGAGACGTAGGAAATGAAACGAGATTTGTATATATTTTTGAGAGTCCCTGGTGCGAACGTGGTAGGGCCTCTCGTGATATTGGGATccaacggcgaggacggcgaagaGTATGGCAAGCCACGAGGCGGTGACGGGTTGGGATGTCTTGCCGGCGCTTGTCGCATTCCGGGAGCGTTCTTCCAGATATATCATCAGTCTCGACTCGAGGGCATCCATGTCGTAGACGAAACCCCAAAATGGCTGAGGAATCTCCTTGTAGGTGCGGAACAGCCTGCTCGGCGCGTCAGTCAAAGCTAGAGCCGAACACGAACACGAACACGAACGCAGGCCCGCGTGGTCCTGGTCGCCACTCACTTGATGACCTCTCTATCCGATGGAAGCTCGACCGAGATGTCCTGGGCAAGCCTCTGGAGGTGCTGCGACGACATGAGAGGGAAGGGGGCCGAGGTGTCGAGACCGAGGATGGATCGCATATCGCGTCTGATGTCGACGCCTCCCTCGATCTTGTCGTTGGGCGACTGCTCCCGTAGCAACGCGGGGATGCTATTTTGCCCCAGATAGCGATCGCCAAccgcctcggcatcgtcgaggctcgTCGATACACCTGACCAGAGGTGATGAGTGTGAGGGAGGGTCGCCACGGTAGAAGGCGGGTTGGACGCACCGATCGATCGCGACCAATTATCTTGCCGATCCGCCTTTCGGGTGCGCTGGTCTCCTGCGTCAGAGTGCGAGGCACGTCTCTTCTGCGAGCCAGCGGCGGCTTGCTTGTTGGCGGAGGTGCGGTTGGGCTTGTAGGAGCACAGCTGAGGGTGTTCCCGCTTGACGCAATTCTCGCACGGCTCCTTGTTGTCGCACTTGACCTTTCGTTGGCGACACGGCCAGCAGGCGGTACCTGCAGAATCAGTACACAGACACGGGCACTGGGACGATGGTACCGAGATGCCAATGCTCACCGTAGCGAACTTTGCGATGCGAGTGAATGATGCGGTTGACCTCCTCTGGCGTGAGGTCTTccaccggcaccggctccTCCGCCTCTGGATGCTCGGTCATGACggagctcggcggcaaggatcAGGCACACatcggccgacgatggatgTGATATGGCCGTGCTCGAGAGAGCGCAAAACCGATGGTCGATGTGATGCTTCGGGAATGCCGAATCCCGAGAGCTCCAGGGCATGGAGATTTACGTACTGGCGGTGCAAGGCGGGCTTCCCCGATCTTGCGCTGCGTGCGAACATGACAAGCAAACACTGCTTTGCAGTGCATGATCCCGGATGACAACACAGTGTACAAACTGTATGCCGACTCATAACAGTGGCTCCACAAATTGGAGGAATTTGGTGAAGGAAATGTTTATTCGGACAGTTTCTTGTTTCTATTTGGACGCACTTTTCCAATGTTATTAAATACCTCGCGCCCTGTTTTGGCGGCATTTCCAACTTTTACTTTGTTCGTGACAGCACGCAAAGTGCCTGTAACTGTTGTAGGAAATAATACTACATGACCCCAACTTGGAGTATTAAAACTCAGCATTGCCATTTCAGATTACTAGAATGTATATAATCATCAGTGTCAAAAAGACTGTTATGCAGGCCGTTGACTAGTAGGAATGTCAAGTTGctacaagtaattacggacACGACGATGCAACAATACCAGTCGGGCAATAAGCAATGTCAGCGTCGAGGGTAAAGGCAATATATCCCCAGGAACAAGGCTTCAGGTAATTCTGGCAACAAGTCTAAAAGCAACACTAAAAACTACACAGCAATTGCTCCAGTAATGGCTACTGTGCCCCGTAGTCTACATCACCAGACACGAGATTTGGTGGAGGAGGTGATGATTGTTAGGGGGCACAACCTCCCCCAAGTCATCGGTTCCTATCCTCAGCTCTGCCTGCATTGTTGATAATATCCCGCTTCTCCACATTGCAGCTGAATTGCTCTACGGGCTGGCATCTTGGAAGCCGTGAGAGTTCTGCCGTTGTTGTTGTGCGGTCGAGGTATCTTCGGCAAGATTGAGTGCAACTTTTTGTAAGGTATTTGCGTTGATTGCGTTGCATACTCTTGTTTTCATCCTAGTCGGAGGCGAAAAGATGTTGCATGAACTGGTGATTATTCACACCATAGGCAGCCGTCAATTGCCGTCGACCTTGCTTATTACCTAGAGCTTAGTTTCCGTCACTGGCACTCAAGGCAGTGCATATGGGTATGACGGAATCTATTCGTGGCTCGTAGGAAATAGGAGAGCGTTTGATTTTGCGTCGCAGAATCTTGCATGACATCCTACCGCCCCTGACTGCAACTCGCATTGGCCAATCGTCGGGTGGTCGGGCGCTTAACTTCATGCAGGTGCTGGACACGGCGGTAGCACAACGTTTTGAACTGGTCATCATTAACTCGAGCTGTTCTCGGGGAATATCCCACCAAAATTTCCGGCCAACAAGAATGGTACTCGGCGTGTGAAGCTTTCGGCTCACCTCCACGTCTGGTGGTTGGATGGAGATATGGCGCCATACGTCTCGCACTCGCTGCACTGGGACAAATCCGCGTTTCTGCAACAACACAACCCGGTTGAACTGACTGGTAGGCACTTTGGATGATCTGTATGTGCGAATGATTGCGATGCGGGAGAAAGGGGGTGGTCTACCACCTAGGACTCAGTACCCCCTTCATTCTTCCATGTTACATTGACGAGCAGTGTCGTATATATGTGTCGTCCGTTGCCTTGCTCATTCTTTGACTGTAAAACTTGCTGCACCGACTAAAGCAACTTCGCTTCACGGAGCATCTGGGGTGTTGATTGATGACGGTAGCGTTCTCGTGCAGAAGCCATTTCCTCAAAGTATGTAAACTAGTTTCCAGCTTCGTCTGACATTGCAAATAACTGGAAAAGATCCTCCATGGCCGATAAAGATGCAAAGACCGGCCATTCCTCTGGCGAATATAGCGCCGTGGTAGACGACGCAGCCTTTGCCGTAGCCGGCACGATGAGTAGTCTCGCTGCTGTGGTGTCGTCCGGGAACAGCGCGCAGAGGGAGAGAGCAGAACGAAAAACGCGACGCGCACTCGACCACGTCATCACATCAGGCATAAGCGCCAAGGAGGACAGGAAGGATAGAACAGCAAGACGACAGGAAGAGGCGGCGAAAAATTAAGAACATGTGTTGGTTGGTAGTGTCATGTCATCCACCAAACAATTGCCAAAGTTCGTTGCCATACCTTTCGTATTCTTCCAGCTTGGCCTTGACAGCTTGGTCGGCATTCTCACACCAGAACTGCGAAAAACTTTGTTCCACTTCCTGCGACAGACGAGCCTGGAATTTTGGGCAAAGATGGTCAGCGACAAGCCAAAATGCGGCATCGACAGAGGTCAGAGAATGCCAAAACCAGACTGCCTGTGAATCCCAGGTTTCGTGCATCGTCTTCGACAGGCAACTtccgtcttcctcctcgtcaacaATACGCATAAATTGCCGGCGAACGACATCAAACTCGGCCAGACGTTCGCCGTGCAGTTGAGAGATGGAGCAGCCAGTCAGCCAGTACGGCACCGACACCATCTCCCGTGGCAGCGAGCACATCTCTCCAAGGTCAAAGATGCACGTGACGTTCCAGTTCTCGTCGACTAGGATGTTGCCAGGGTGTACGTCTGTGAGCTGGACGCAAAAGGGGCCATTCCGACTCTCTTTGTGCACGAAATGACCCGTCATTGTCCGCAGCAAGGCCCTGATGGCCATCTGACTGCGgcagtcgtcgtcctcgtcagtTGCGCTAGGATTGCTCAACAGTCGATTGTCGTGGAGACGAAtcatgtcggcgacgaatGCCTCCACGCACGTCAACGTTTCGGTCGTCTCAATCGTCCTTGGCGTCCCTTCACTCTCGAGTATCATGGTCGAGCATGTGAGAGGTCGATTCGAAAGCGAAATGGTGCCGTCATCGTTGAAGCGAAAGGAGCCAATCTTGGGCTGTGGCATGCGAGACAAGGCAATCGTGATCCGTGCCAGGCTTCGAACAAGCGTCCCTAGGCGTGCTGGATCGTGCCGATGCTGTTGCCAAGTGTCGGAGAGCTTTTGACCGACATCCGAGCCTGCGTGCTCCATGAGAATGTACGACGCCGGCAGGCCATGTTTCAAAGGGTTCGGCACGAGGCAGGTCGGTGCAGGGTACCGGACAATTCGATGGAAGAACCGACGGACTCGTTGCCAAAGTCGCGCGAAGAAACCGAGGCGTGATCCATGCGTAAACTAAACCCCTAGCCGTCAGCACCACGAGGCGTACCGGCATGTTGGTCGTGCATACATCAAGGTTGCCGGATAGCCCAAATCCGTAGAGATGAGGGGTGCGAATGTCGGGGCAGTGCTCCTGCATCCACATGTACGCTCCTATCTCGCTGCGAACGTTTTCATCAACCGTGCCCGGATAGTACGGTTCTGCATGCATGTGAGGTAGGGGGCATCGTAGCAGGAGCCTCCGATGGAGGCTGCCAGTCACGCGGATGGGAATGCAGACGTTGAATCCGCCCGTGATCCATTCCTCTTGGACCTCGCACGTATCCCGATGGCTTAGCCGGAGGTGATGCTTCGCAACTGCCACCATGTCATTCTCATGCCGACGCAAAGCTTGGCAGAAACGATGCGTTTCCGAGGCAAGCTCGACACGTTTGACGACGTTGAAGTCCTTTCTCGTTGCCGACTCGAACGTGATGGGATGGCGGTTTGGAAGGTtcagcgccgccggcgtctcACCGGTTGACATCATTGCTTAAGAGAACGTATGGTCGATTGGCAACCCAGCTTCTCAAGCTTTCAGCATCGTAGGCGAGCAATACACGGGTGCcagacctcgtcgtcgtatcTCGTTGGCAGGTTGGCGGGGGTGACACGttgggcggcgccgaagctCTTGAATGCATAAGCCTCCCATGATATCGGTTAATCACCGGAAATATGGTACAGTAGCCATCTTGGATGGAATGACGAATGTAGTACGAAAAGGGGAGGTCGAGAAGATGGCATGTTGGGAGCGTTTTCGTGCCGTTTATTTCAGTTTTTAATTCTGAAAGCATTACGGAGTTGGTGCGGAGTAGATGCGTTGATGGAATGAACTAAACTGACCACCTGAGTTTTAGcccagcggcggcgacagcaCGTCACAGGTCACAGGAGGTCTGccaataataataatagcgccccccccctgccCCCAAGTCAAACTCGCGGCTCGATCTTAGTGGCGGCTGCTGCCGCAACGATTCACTGTATTAATTCCTTGGTCCTCCGTAGGTGACCCCAAATCAGGAACTTcagctgcagcagcagtTTCACTCGACCCCCATCGTCTTCATTTGGCCCTGTCATCCCGCATTCATTTCTCACCATCGTCATCTCCATTTCCCCCGCCACCTCCGTCAATGTCATAGAAGCCTTGGCTCGTATCCGATATCACCAGTCTCTATCGTGCTGCTCGTGCCCCTGCATTTGGCTGGGGAGATGACGCCATGGGCCACGAGATGGAGAATGAGTTTCGAAGAATCATCAGCTCCCTCGATAAAAATCACAGACTTGGATTGTCTCCTACTGatccctccctctctccgAGAAGTTCGATAGAGCAGCTGCACGAGGGTACGGAGAAGGACCGCCTTCGTACCATCTACCAAGGACTGCAATTTCTTCACTCCTCTCAGCCACCCCGATTTTGGCAATGTCTTGAACGCTTTCGTGTCGAAGCTCTCAAGATTCATGAGCAATTCAATCTTCACCAGTCGGAAGGTTCCCGAAGCTCGAATGCATACGTCGCGGAAAGAAAAGAGCTTCAGCGTTGTCTGTTCAACATCCTATTCGCGGAGCCTTCCACGGCCAGCAGCTCAAACAAGGCAAAGAGATCATCGGATGACTTCGGAAAGAGCAATTTCAAGCGGCCCAGGAATCGTTCCACGGATGAGCCCCCGAAAAGTAACAAAAACAAAATTCTCCTAGTTGATTCTATCCCCGTACGATCTCGGGAGAGCAGCCCGtgcgtcggcgtcttcgCTCAGGAAGGCAGAAAAACTTCCATCATGTCATACTTTTCAAAGTCTTCCGCAAAAGTATCCTCATCAAGCtcagcatcgtcgtcttTTCCGTCAAGGACGTCGAACGGCATCGGCAAATCGCCGAGCGAGCAGACAAGCTTCACAACCGTGACAACAGATGATCTCTTTCCGCTATGCAGCCAAGAGTACCGTGCTCTGAGTGAAAGCTTCTCGGCTTTTGATTCTAGTTCATGTCGGAATACAGATGCAACGTACGCCAACATGAAACTGACGTCTCCGACAAAGGAGCCCGAGGTAAGCTGGACACTGCAGGATCGGCTCAAGAATATCTGGCGTACGTACCACTCGCCTTGCTACCTCTCCACGATTGTGCTGACTTGAGACAGCGAACCTGCCCAACGAGAGTTTCAACGAGGCCCCTCTGGCCATTTCTTGGGAGGTCACCCGCATCTCCCAACATTGCGGAGTCAACTTGGCAGGCTGCGATCTTGTCTACAATCCGAATTGGCGCGACCAAACGACGATGCGAGAGGGGCTTGCCACATGCGGCCCATTCTTAGGCAAGGTGCTGCCTCAAATTGTCGACACTCAACTCTGGATGGCAGCCCTTGGAACGTTCGAGTTACATCCGCAAATTGTCACAATCTCCGCCAAGTTGGAGTACAACGCGTCTCATGACGGACCGCTATTTATAACTCGCCTCCATCCCCTGAAACTTGAATTCGGCCATCGATTGAGCCGTCGGTTCGGGGCCGATAGATTCCTTGAGATCCTCGTTCCATCCCTGGCCACAAAGGAGCGACCAGCTTCCGCCAAGCATGGTTCAAACATTGACATCATCAACTGGCTCGCAACAACCAGCCACTTTATGCTGGGACGAAACTGGCGTCTGTACTACATGACCAAGAAAAAAAAGACCGTTCAGTTGGCATCAAAATCCAAGACTGTCTACCTTGACCGCCTGCACTTTTTCGCTGTCGATGGCATCACCTTCAGACCGTCAAACACCTCCGGAGGCCCACCACCACCCGAAGAAGCCTTCTCACCCAATCGTCGTACAAAGATGAAACTTGGCGCCTTGCTCGATTGGACGATTCACATATCAAATAATCTTTCGCAGCCCGTTCCCAAGTTGTTCTCTCGTATTGCTCTAAGTGAGTGACTTTCACGTTTGGAAGTGGCCACGTTGGTTTTCGAGCTGACAGCATAGGCTTAACAAGGACCACACCGACGGTTGAGTTACAGAAGCATGAAATCATACATGAAAGCAAAGACATAATCGTCGACAGCATCGTCATGAATGACGGCATCGGTCGCATGTCGAAGAGTCTGGCGAAGAGAATTGCAGATCATCT encodes:
- a CDS encoding serine/threonine-protein kinase RIO1; the encoded protein is MAADPNAAASPAAPHEPPFTYTPNRGYEPLQDVPPEVRMPRGTPHPDGLDDDDDDLDDIFEEDDDVDDDDWAADGDLTKTYNRQRQLNESDGGAALPRANQQKPKANTFASVDDQVSALSKHAAKIRLDSVKQDGDKDKEKDKADRATSEQVLDQRTRMILLQMINRGAVSEVHGAISTGKEANVYGAVLHDDSSGETTHRAIKVYKTAILVFKDRERYITGEHRFKGGFDKGNSRKMVKLWAEKEYRNLRRIYNAGIPCPEPIQLKLHVLVMGFLGDRKGWAFPRLRDAVLAGDDVDRQWRSLYVQLLGIMRKMYQVCRLVHADLSEYNILYNKDKLYIIDVSQSVEPDHPRSLEFLRMDIKNVGDFFRRKGVDTLSDRAIFNFITAPTGPVEEPDMAAAIEKLYELMHMAENDDDAAEREVDNEVFRNQYIPQTLEQVYDIEKDAQRVGKGEGNDLIYSNLLADQVVNPKREDAEPSESSDESDNGAELSSDDQSGDESRFDKGRPRGRRFENKDEKRLHKQAVKEAKREKRKDKIPKAVKKKLVSTTSRKKK
- a CDS encoding Fungal specific transcription factor, translated to MTEHPEAEEPVPVEDLTPEEVNRIIHSHRKVRYGTACWPCRQRKVKCDNKEPCENCVKREHPQLCSYKPNRTSANKQAAAGSQKRRASHSDAGDQRTRKADRQDNWSRSIGASNPPSTVATLPHTHHLWSGVSTSLDDAEAVGDRYLGQNSIPALLREQSPNDKIEGGVDIRRDMRSILGLDTSAPFPLMSSQHLQRLAQDISVELPSDREVIKLFRTYKEIPQPFWGFVYDMDALESRLMIYLEERSRNATSAGKTSQPVTASWLAILFAVLAVGSQYHERPYHVRTRDSQKYIQISFHFLRLGNFLLRPSFDSIQALLLTGFVLLNDMKAEASWALTGLTCRLAQSLGLHRSISYDRREAVPPEAKAKETIRRKLWWTCVWHDTLTSLSFDRCPMTTFPSCDIPVGAGVSNSNYTYLEMMYHLIEIISRRLTPDETATSSYIQMTENCEAVENLRARALPHMRRKDQCKTALHRLQYYAIRLHTSFVISVACRPALKRHCDLDPEQKRALADRCKENLTETVRMFLAMHQLSVIPTRTWAFTYHGLSSALLLGILCETKTDPEIRQLQGDLIAALSATAAKEESSPEPHVSVTDKDIELSGPLWRALAALKNIYNHGCVTGSNAKRDAESSADGNGSRTPLPPFGNQMSAINPQFRNAAGDPREDAALAMAEMQNGASLQDFSAVQYTQPMMAMDGSMASVMGQVQYMAPMELYDSIWGASTESWTPGMDALNLDFLAQPPAGQPQQHFYF
- a CDS encoding Aminoglycoside phosphotransferase; this encodes MMSTGETPAALNLPNRHPITFESATRKDFNVVKRVELASETHRFCQALRRHENDMVAVAKHHLRLSHRDTCEVQEEWITGGFNVCIPIRVTGSLHRRLLLRCPLPHMHAEPYYPGTVDENVRSEIGAYMWMQEHCPDIRTPHLYGFGLSGNLDFTHGSRLGFFARLWQRVRRFFHRIVRYPAPTCLVPNPLKHGLPASYILMEHAGSDVGQKLSDTWQQHRHDPARLGTLVRSLARITIALSRMPQPKIGSFRFNDDGTISLSNRPLTCSTMILESEGTPRTIETTETLTCVEAFVADMIRLHDNRLLSNPSATDEDDDCRSQMAIRALLRTMTGHFVHKESRNGPFCVQLTDVHPGNILVDENWNVTCIFDLGEMCSLPREMVSVPYWLTGCSISQLHGERLAEFDVVRRQFMRIVDEEEDGSCLSKTMHETWDSQAVWFWHSLTSVDAAFWLVADHLCPKFQARLSQEVEQSFSQFWCENADQAVKAKLEEYESARRVFRSALSLCALFPDDTTAARLLIVPATAKAASSTTALYSPEEWPVFASLSAMEDLFQLFAMSDEAGN